CCATCGCAATCGCTGCCCGAGACAAAGGCTCCCATGCTTCGGCAAGTGCGGGATTTAATTTAACGGCATTCTGCAACTCAAAATATGCCAGATGAAACTGCCTGGCTTGCAACATACAGTTGCCGACGATGTAATGCACTCTTGGATTATTCGGATCAGTTTCTTCTGCTAGTTGTGCGTAAGACATGGCATTTTGTCCCTTGCCCAAGCGCATCAATGATTCAGCTGCACCTGATGCCGCAGTACCTACTATTTCCGGAGATAGCTTTTGCTTTTGCGCCAACTCAACGGCATGCGCAAATTGTTCGCTGGCACCCTGATAGTCCTTGCTATTAAGCAAAGTAGCCGCAACAGCAAGCGTTGCCGGAACAGTACCCGGACTTAATTGCAGAGCTTGCTTTGATTCCATAACTGCCTTTTCAGTCTTGCCATTTTGAATTAGAGACAGGGCATACATAGCATGCGCTCTACCGCTATTTGCGTTGGCCGCGATTGCCGATTGCCACAAAGCTTCGTTAGATGACCAACTGTAATTGCGCCACATCGTCAATCCAATTAAAACAAGCAATGCAGATGCAGTGACAATAAGTGTCTTTTGCCAGTTTGTCATTGCTAGTTTCGCCAATGCCCAACCAGCAAGTATCGACAGTCCAGCCAGCGATAGATAAATCCGTCTATCAGCTACGTACTCAGGTTGAAGTAATGCGATACTGGGGACAAGCCCGGCAATAAATAAGTAGAAACCAAAAGAGATCATTGGGCGGCTTCTGAAAAACCAAATACAGAAAATTGCACCCAATAAAACAACACCGCCAAGTATGGCTAAAGGATCAGCAAAATCGTTAGCCAAAACACAAGGTGGATCCACAGTCAATCCAATTGGAATTAAGAACCCACGCAAATAGTAAGTAACAACAGCCTTTAGTTGAGTGGCGTAGTAGGAAACTGCCGGCAAAAGTTGCAATCCATTACCGTTACCAGATGGCACGCTGACACCCAACAATGCTAGATACGGAAGAGTTCCTGCCAACACAATAAGAGTACAAAGCACCCATACTTTGCGAGTTGCCCACTCTGTCCATTTGATGCCAGGTTGTTTTATTATCAATGCAATCATGATCATAGTCAGCGGCAATAACAGAGCTTCGTTGCTAACCAGTATTGCATTTACAACAAAGATAGCTGAAAAAATATAACCCCAAATTCTAAGTGCTCTGGACTTTGCCAATTGCGAAAGCAAAAAGCAATTAAGCGCTAAGAAATAGTTGGCAGCCATAAGTGGTGCCACGCGTCCGGAAATGTATCCAACTGCTTCTGATGTAAATGGATGGCAGGCAAAAATAGCGGCAGAGGCAAAAGCAAGCATGTAAGGATCTACATCCAATCTTCCTTGGTGTTTCAAGCGCCACGACATGGTAAACACGAGAATGAACAAATAACCGCTTGCCACCAAATGCAAACCAAGATTGACAATATGGTGCCAGACAACGCTAAATCCTGCTGCCTCGTAATCCCAAGCATAAGTTGCCTTCAAATATTGTTGAGTCAGGGGGGTCTTAAAAGCTTGTGTCCACAACCCTGACCAAAATGTATGGCTGTCCTGCACAGTAGATAAAAACTTGAGGGTCTCAAGGTCGTTAAAAACAAGGCCACCCCAAAGACCACTTAAGTGGGCGGCAAACACAATGACAACAATCGAGGACAAGAGCATGTAGAAGAACTTCCAATTGATCTTGTCCTGATGGGATTCTGCTTCTGTTTTGTGAACAGGAATTCCCTTCTTGTGCGACTTACTCTTGTCTACTGAACCTTTTTGCTTTGCCATATGCCATTTTCCGCCGACAACCAATCATCCTAGATTGTACTAATCTTTTGGCTAAGAAAGGTTTCTTTCCATGCGAGCTAATAGTCGGCTGAAAATGCGCGGTGAAGCAAAACCTTGATCGTACATCAACGCCATTTGCCCACTCGATTGACTGACCGACACCATTTGTTTGTCCAAAAGCAAAACAGACTCATAGAGATCAGCTATACCAATTTCATGCTCTCCCTTTTGCATAGCACGAGCTTTGCCGTAGATAAGGCTCACGAGCGCCGTTGCCACTAAGTGATTAAACCCAGCGACGACAGAAAGACCGCCCATAGCCGAACCAAAGTAAGTCTTACCAAAGAGTTTCAAGTATAAATATTGGCGCATAAAATGATCTATTTCCGGACTTAATGCATCAAATTTCTCGGCAAATGATTTTTCTATGCTTACCAATCCGCAATTCGGAAACTCCATTTTCTTGGTTATTAAAACTCCTACGACATAACGCAAAATATCCAGTCGCGATGCAGGTTTTAGATTACTTTGAATACGACGTCTTTTGATCAATGGCCAGGTCAGTCCGCGAAAGCAGAGTAGTGTAAACATGAGATTTTCAAACGATGTTGGGACTCTGTCCTGCCAAATACTCAAATTTGGTTTAAATTGGCTAATAAGACTGATGTCTTGCTCAGTTGATTTAAGCCGAATTGCCTCAGCAAGAATTTCACCGGCAGATAGCCACATCTGGCAAGTATCTCCAAACGGTTCTTGCCTGGTAAGGTTCAGCATCCTTTCTTCTATCAGGAAATATTCATCCCAAGAAATAGGTATACCAGGCGCCAGATTCAACGACGACATAGAAACATTGTCGTCTGTTTTACCGGCTTCTTTTTTCAATTGGGCTTGCAGTTGTTTGTTTAACTCAAGCATTCCTTCAAGCATTTCACGCTGTTCTACAAGTGGTCTGCCCAAATTTCTCACGGAAGCCATACTGCTATGGGACACACCGGCAAAGACTCCTTTTGGGGTACCTACAAATGTGTAAGGAAACATTTGGCAAATAGTTGGTTTTTCACTTTCACCCAACGTGCCGTGAATGAAGCAAAGGTTATCGACTAGAAATGGACAAGCACCATCTGCGTGAGCCTTGGTATAGATAGGAAAAGGAGATAGTCCTTCGGAAAATTCCTTTTCCCTATGGGCGAATAATTCGATTCCAGCCAACTGCGGATGCATTGAAGCCCAATCGACATCTTTGACTTTGTCGTAATCCTTCAATGTCAGTCCAACTGCAAATCCGGAACAACAACGACCACATCCCTGGCAGTTGTAGGAGATGCCTTCTGGAATTTGTAATGGCTTTTTTTCTTCAGTCATAAATGCGCTCTTATATCAAGGCTAGCATTTAAAACTCCGGCTTGCCTCTGCCCAACCACTCGGTGTATGTCGGCGGTTCGCTGCTCTCATCACCGAAGCTGCCGTTACCTGCTCGCGAGAAGTAATCAGCTAAAAGGCGATTGTAGCGAGTTAAGTCTGTTCCATTGCCCTTACTTGTAACTACATGACTTGGCTTTACAGCAGCCCTTGCAGCCGGCGCTGCTTTAATAGCGGTAGAAGATGCTTGCCAAACTGTTCTTGCTCTTGCATTACTTGCGTCGCTTGTGGATTTCGGCAGCACGGATTCCGGTGCAATTGCCGGTTTAGCAGGAACAGCTTTTGCAACCGGCTTCGCCTGGACTTTCGCCGGAGCTAAAGAGGAAACTGGTTTAGTTGGTTTTGCAACAGGCACAGTCGGATGCACCGAAACTGATTTCACTGGAACAATTGTCTTAGCCGGCGCCGGTGTAGTTACCGCTGTTGGTTCAGGCAACTTCGTCTCAGCAACAGGCTCAATGACTGGTGTCTCCACCGCTTTTGATTCTTGAGGTGCAGTAGGTGCAGCAGGAGCAACGATAGTCTGCTTCGCAGCAGTTGTCTCCGGTTTGAGAATCGTCATTTTGACAATATCAAACAAACAATAAATAAGTATGCCTGCTAAGAAGCAAACACACAGCCAAAGAATGTTCGTGATTTTGATCTTGTGAACAACTTCTTCCGGCGACTTTCTATTTTGAACATCATCACTTACTCGCGGTCTCAATAGTGGAGACTCAAGAGCAGTCCATCTGGCCTTGAGAATTGAGTCATCAACATCTTCTTCTATCTTCTCGAAATCGACTACTTTTGGAATCGCTTTAATTTCAACCAATTTGCTTTCAGTAGGTTCTTTTACTTCCGGCTTCGTGACGACCGGCTCAATTTTCTTGGGCTCGGGTGGTGCAACAGGTTTAACTGGTGGCACAATTGGTGGTGACACCGCTTCTGGTGGCACAGGTGGTGGCGGCAGTTTTACCTCTACTGGTTTTTCAACTTTCAGTTCCGGTTTTGGTTCCACCTTCGGCGCTTCTGGTGTCACAGGCGTCGTATTAATTGGCACTGCAGGTTGCACCGGCAGAGACTGCGAAGATATCGACTGCTCGGATGCAGACTGCACAAAAGATCTAATTGGAGTTTCAACCGGTTTTGCCCAATTCGACTCAGGCTTTTTCCAGGATGGCGCGATCGGCTCGCGATCTTCTCGACTCCACGATGGTCCGCTTGGGGCTTTCCGCCATTGCGTATCACGCTGAGACAACATCGATGTGCGCACACCGCACTCTTGACAATAATTGTCGTCGTGCCAAATCTCAGACCTGCACTCAGTGCAATTAGCCGATTCAAGAACCATGAATTTTCCTCGTCCACCTTTGTTCTCTTGCAAACCCATAAACCTAATATAAGTAAGCAAGGTCTAAATAAGGATAGCTTCAAAAAGCTTAATTGCAATTAAATTTTCTCGGGATGGTAACATTGTTGAGTCAGATAAACGGGCGCATGCAATGCGCCCCTACAGAGGTCCTTTGAAACCATGAACGAAGTTGATAGAGCTGAGCTCATTCAATCGGTAAAAGCTTTTGCCATCCCCGCCTCACTATTTTTGTCGTGCGTCATTCTTGCCGGCGGCGTTTTCCTTATTTACAACGGCTACGCACTCGGTTGGGCATTTGCCGCCACGTCAGCCATCATTCAAATAACCGCTTTTACAGCCTTTATACGCTTCCAGAACAAGCTCAGAGTGGCAGGACGTATTCCTGAAGAAAAGCCACGCGCAGAAGCTCAAAGCAATTAAACAGGTAACCCATGCGAGTTCTATTAACAGGTGGCTCAGGCGACCTTGGACAGGTATTGGCGAAACAGCTGATTGAGAAGGGGCATACGCCCGCAGCTTTAGATATTCAGCCGGCTAAAACACTTCATGGCGAATTTATCCAGGGATCCATTCTCGACAGAGACAAATTGCCGGGTATCTTTTCTGGATGCGATTGCATTGTGCACATTGCGGACTGGCATGGCATTCACGAATTCCAGCAGAATAAAGATGCCTACGACTTTTTCGATCTCAATGTGAAAGGAACATTTGAGGTATTCCAGGCTGCAGTCGCAGCACGCGTGAAAAATGTCGTCTTCATTTCCACGACTAGCGTGGATGAACCGGATAGCTATTATGGAATGAGCAAAATTCTGGCTGAACAAATAGCTGATTTCTATTTCCGCAAACACAATTTGAACGTCGTGACTCTTCGCCCACGTGCCTTTATTCCGCACTGGAATCGCGCCGTGTACAAATCATACGTTGAATGGGCCAAATGGTTCTGGGGCGGTGCTGTGCACATTGATGATGTAGCTCAAGCCGTCCTCAAGTCAATTGACTTTGTCAGTTCAAATAGTGAACTCAAAGAACACCTTATCCTTCCCATTGACGGAGCCTATGAATACACCGACAGCGAACTCGCTAATTGGGATAAGGAAGGACCAGGTTCAACCTTTAGGAATCACTACGAGAAATACCTCGAGCTGGTCCAATCAAAAGGTCTTGATCCCGCTCTCAAACCGCGCAAGTTAGATATCTCGCAAACGAATAAGCACTTAGGCTACGAGCCCACATATAGCCTCGGCAGCCTCTTGCGAGAACTCTCCGAACAAAATGACTAAATAAAAAGGGCAGGTGTAGCACCTGCCCTTTTCGTATTGCTTTTCTTTAGCGCTTGGAGAACTGGAAGCGCTTACGGGCTTTCTTGCGTCCGTACTTTTTACGTTCTTTGACGCGTGAATCACGAGTCAATAAGCCTTGTGTGCGCAGAATTGGACGGTTCTGCGGAGCAGCTTCGCCGAGGGCTCTTGAGATACCGTGGCAAATAGCACCTGCTTGGCTAACGATACCGCCACCACAGGTGGTTGCGATTACGTCAAAGCGTCCTTGTGCTTCAGCTACAGCAAAAGGGGTGTGGATTACTTTGGCAAGACCAGGACGTCCACCAACGAAGTCTTCCATTGGACGACCGTTGATTGTCACTACTCCGGTTCCTGGTACCAGGCGTACACGTGCGGTGGCAGTCTTACGACGACCTGTTCCGTTGTACTGAATCACGCTTGTCATTTAAATCTCGTCCTCTGTTTCTTTGAATGAATTACTTACGCGCCGACTCTGGCTTTTAGATCCAATGCTGTCGGATTCTGAGCAGCATGCGGATGCTCGCTGCCTTCGTAAACCTTCAGCTTGGTGTACTGGTGATCACCGAGTCTGGTGTGCGGCAACATGCCACGAACAGCCTTCTCAATGATTGCCACTGGGCGTCTTGCACGAAGAGATTTCAATGTCTCTTCCTTGAAGCCGCCTGGAAAACCACTGTGGTGGCGATAAACTTTTTGGGTTTCTTTTCTGCCGGTGACATTGATCTTCTCGGCATTGATCACAATGACGAAATCGCCACAATCAGCATGTGGAGTAAATGTTGGCTTGGTCTTACCACGCAGTAAGTCAGCAACTTTAGTCGCCAGACGGCCGAGTGTTTGACCTTCAGCGTCAACTACGTACCACTGACCTTGAAGATCTCCAGCCTTGGGAAAATAACTGTTCACGTCTCTATCTCCATTTAACGCTCCGGCTTCGTTTCACTCTGCCTTCGCTAGCCTTCCGGCTACATTTGTTCGCTCGTCGGCGACCGCTTCCTCAGCGCTCTTGCCTCGCTTCTCTTTCAACGAAAAGAGGGTAAAGGCTTCTGGGTAGGTGACCGTTTTCAGACACAATCCCCAAGGGGGTGCTGTCGGTCCAGCGAGGCTGCGATCTTTGCCCTTTAGAGCAATTTCGAGGCTCTCCGGCGACTTCTTCCCGAAACCAATCTCTATGAGGGTCCCGACAATGATTCGCACCATATTGTACACGAAGTGGTTGGCTTCTATCCAGAATTCAAGCTGTCCTTCACCTAAATTCAACAATTCTGCAAAGTGCACCTGGCACTGGCTTGTAACCGTGTCGGCATTAGTCGATTTGAAAGCAGCGAAGTCATGATCGCCAATAAGGGCGGGAATCGCCTGCATCATTTTTTCAACATTGAGCGGGTGCGAGAGCCAATAGTGAGTATCTCTTAAACTAGCAGAGCGCTGAGGTCGGTTTAAAACCCTATAAACATAGCGCCTGGCAGTGGCACTGAAGCGAGCGTGAAAATTCGGATCGACAAATTGAGCCGAAACTACAGCCATGTCCTTCGGCAAAATGCCATTTAGTCCCCAAGCTAATTCCCAGAGGTTAGGCTCTCCCTTGGGATCTTCTTTCGGAATGTCGAAGTGAACTACTTGCCCATCGGCATGTACACCGGCGTCTGTACGCCCAGCAAAAACGACTCCTATTTGGCGTCTCAGATACGTTGAGAG
The Candidatus Obscuribacterales bacterium DNA segment above includes these coding regions:
- a CDS encoding YkgJ family cysteine cluster protein, with translation MTEEKKPLQIPEGISYNCQGCGRCCSGFAVGLTLKDYDKVKDVDWASMHPQLAGIELFAHREKEFSEGLSPFPIYTKAHADGACPFLVDNLCFIHGTLGESEKPTICQMFPYTFVGTPKGVFAGVSHSSMASVRNLGRPLVEQREMLEGMLELNKQLQAQLKKEAGKTDDNVSMSSLNLAPGIPISWDEYFLIEERMLNLTRQEPFGDTCQMWLSAGEILAEAIRLKSTEQDISLISQFKPNLSIWQDRVPTSFENLMFTLLCFRGLTWPLIKRRRIQSNLKPASRLDILRYVVGVLITKKMEFPNCGLVSIEKSFAEKFDALSPEIDHFMRQYLYLKLFGKTYFGSAMGGLSVVAGFNHLVATALVSLIYGKARAMQKGEHEIGIADLYESVLLLDKQMVSVSQSSGQMALMYDQGFASPRIFSRLLARMERNLS
- a CDS encoding NAD(P)-dependent oxidoreductase; translated protein: MRVLLTGGSGDLGQVLAKQLIEKGHTPAALDIQPAKTLHGEFIQGSILDRDKLPGIFSGCDCIVHIADWHGIHEFQQNKDAYDFFDLNVKGTFEVFQAAVAARVKNVVFISTTSVDEPDSYYGMSKILAEQIADFYFRKHNLNVVTLRPRAFIPHWNRAVYKSYVEWAKWFWGGAVHIDDVAQAVLKSIDFVSSNSELKEHLILPIDGAYEYTDSELANWDKEGPGSTFRNHYEKYLELVQSKGLDPALKPRKLDISQTNKHLGYEPTYSLGSLLRELSEQND
- the rpsI gene encoding 30S ribosomal protein S9, which encodes MTSVIQYNGTGRRKTATARVRLVPGTGVVTINGRPMEDFVGGRPGLAKVIHTPFAVAEAQGRFDVIATTCGGGIVSQAGAICHGISRALGEAAPQNRPILRTQGLLTRDSRVKERKKYGRKKARKRFQFSKR
- the rplM gene encoding 50S ribosomal protein L13; the protein is MNSYFPKAGDLQGQWYVVDAEGQTLGRLATKVADLLRGKTKPTFTPHADCGDFVIVINAEKINVTGRKETQKVYRHHSGFPGGFKEETLKSLRARRPVAIIEKAVRGMLPHTRLGDHQYTKLKVYEGSEHPHAAQNPTALDLKARVGA
- the truA gene encoding tRNA pseudouridine(38-40) synthase TruA, with translation MSFQFSDFSNEQQRSKSGEEPVAAERRKSEASEGVAEGKETTLNVSSGGALHKRIALLVEYCGGKFSGSQYQVGVRTVQGELESALSTYLRRQIGVVFAGRTDAGVHADGQVVHFDIPKEDPKGEPNLWELAWGLNGILPKDMAVVSAQFVDPNFHARFSATARRYVYRVLNRPQRSASLRDTHYWLSHPLNVEKMMQAIPALIGDHDFAAFKSTNADTVTSQCQVHFAELLNLGEGQLEFWIEANHFVYNMVRIIVGTLIEIGFGKKSPESLEIALKGKDRSLAGPTAPPWGLCLKTVTYPEAFTLFSLKEKRGKSAEEAVADERTNVAGRLAKAE